Proteins found in one Brevibacillus brevis genomic segment:
- a CDS encoding cupin domain-containing protein, with amino-acid sequence MSNLSRSVSNPHNNEVVTFLKTTEETNGEYLLFRTDLPPDNGIFLHYHTKLVETFEGVIGNLEVTIDGKKVILKPGEKLNIPTDKVHGFHNPSNEFVSFHVEIRPAGTFEAFVRCGYGLDTDGRSFYLPFIKQYIPKNILLLGTIFQMGQFYLPIIPRFLQKGMFAVLAALARWTGSDKSLEKYYKTSSAASVSHSEVERTTQETLQG; translated from the coding sequence TTGTCAAATCTCAGCCGCAGTGTAAGTAACCCGCACAATAATGAAGTGGTCACCTTTTTAAAGACAACGGAAGAAACGAATGGCGAATATTTATTATTCCGTACCGATCTTCCACCGGATAACGGGATTTTTCTACACTATCATACAAAACTTGTCGAAACCTTTGAAGGTGTAATTGGAAATTTAGAGGTAACCATTGACGGAAAAAAAGTAATCCTGAAGCCGGGAGAGAAGCTGAATATACCAACAGACAAGGTTCATGGGTTCCACAATCCCTCTAACGAATTCGTCAGCTTCCATGTCGAAATCCGGCCAGCCGGTACTTTTGAAGCGTTTGTCCGCTGTGGATACGGGCTCGACACAGACGGGCGCAGCTTTTATTTGCCGTTTATCAAGCAATATATCCCGAAAAATATTCTCCTATTGGGAACGATCTTTCAGATGGGGCAGTTTTACCTCCCAATCATTCCGCGCTTCCTGCAAAAAGGCATGTTTGCTGTGCTCGCTGCATTGGCTCGTTGGACAGGCTCAGATAAGTCTTTGGAAAAATACTACAAAACCTCTTCGGCTGCATCAGTCTCCCATTCCGAAGTCGAGCGAACAACGCAAGAAACGTTGCAAGGATAA